From Elephas maximus indicus isolate mEleMax1 chromosome 1, mEleMax1 primary haplotype, whole genome shotgun sequence, a single genomic window includes:
- the GTPBP8 gene encoding GTP-binding protein 8: GRGWAEAVSEVTAARERGSGAYSMSQPFAEVLRLPQRQLTKLVFPLQELERHLAPDTRPSLRLRLFEPSLEAIARADDLFTSTARHRIEYVSSAVRLDHAPGLLRPEVCFIGRSNVGKSSLLKALFSLAPEVEVRISKTPGHTKKMNFFKVGKYFTMVDMPGYGYRAPEDFVDMVETYLKERRNLTRTFLLVDSVVGIQKTDSIAIEMCEEFALPYVMVLTKIDKCSKGHLLKQVLQIQKFVDTQTQGCFPQLFPVSAVTYSGIHLLKCFIANITGNLRIDNSQSS; the protein is encoded by the exons GGCCGCGGGTGGGCTGAGGCGGTCTCTGAGGTGACGGCGGCACGGGAGCGAGGGAGCGGAGCCTACAGCATGTCCCAGCCCTTTGCAGAGGTGCTGCGGCTGCCGCAGAGGCAGCTCACGAAGCTGGTGTTCCCGCTGCAGGAGCTCGAGCGGCACCTCGCCCCGGACACGAGGCCCAGCCTGCGCCTGAGGCTCTTCGAGCCGAGCCTGGAGGCCATAGCGAGGGCGGACGACCTGTTCACGTCCACGGCCCGGCACCGCATCGAGTACGTCAGCTCCGCCGTCCGCCTGGACCACGCGCCGGGCCTGCTCCGCCCTGAG gTGTGTTTTATAGGCAGAAGCAATGTTGGAAAATCCTCCCTACTAAAGGCTTTATTTTCACTGGCCCCAGAGGTTGAAGTCAGAATCTCCAAAACACCG GGGCacacaaagaaaatgaattttttcaaagttggaaaatattttaCAATGGTGGACATGCCAGGTTATGGCTATAGAGCACCTGAAGATTTTGTTGACATGGTAGAGACCTATCTAAAAGAACGAAGGAA CTTGACGAGAACATTTTTGTTAGTGGACAGTGTTGTTGGAATCCAAAAAACAGACAGTATCGCCATAGAAATGTGTGAAGAATTTGCATTACCTTATGTG ATGGTATTAACAAAAATTGACAAATGTTCCAAGGGACATCTTTTAAAACAAGTGCTTCAGATCCAGAAATTTGTTGACACTCAGACACAAGGATGTTTTCCTCAGTTATTTCCTGTAAG TGCTGTAACCTATTCTGGAATCCATCTGTTGAAATGCTTTATAGCAAATATAACAGGAAACCTTAGGATTGACAACTCCCAGTCTAGCTGA